One Methylocaldum marinum DNA window includes the following coding sequences:
- the ilvD gene encoding dihydroxy-acid dehydratase — translation MPEYRSRTSTHGRNMAGARALWRATGMKDADFNKPIIAIANSFTQFVPGHVHLKDLGQLVARAVEAAGGVAKEFNTIAIDDGIAMGHGGMLYSLPSREIIADAVEYMVNAHCADALVCISNCDKITPGMLNASLRLNIPTIFVSGGPMEAGKAVIHDKAVHLDLIDAMIAGANPAESDEDVATMERSACPTCGSCSGMFTANSMNCLTEALGMSLPGNGSLVATHGDRKGLFEEAGRRIVELARRYYEQDDASVLPRSVAGVKAFENAMSLDIAMGGSTNTILHLLAAAQEAGVDFSMADIDRLSRQVPHLSKVAPSTQLYHMEDVHRAGGVMGILGELDRGGLLHRDVPTVHARTLGEALDRWDVRRSEDDAVHRFYRAAPGGVPTTVAFSQDKHYAELDLDRRNGCIRDIEHAYSRDGGLAVLYGNIAEEGCVVKTAGVDASNLKFSGPAVVCESQEEAVEKILGGQVKAGDVVIVRYEGPRGGPGMQEMLYPTSYLKSMGLGKSCALLTDGRFSGGTSGLSIGHASPEAAEGGAIGLVEAGDMIEIDIPNRTIRVAVPDAELARRRAAMEAKGAAAWKPVDRNRPVSAALKAYAAMTTSAARGAVRDVTQLERR, via the coding sequence ATGCCAGAATATCGTTCCCGTACTTCCACCCATGGCCGTAACATGGCCGGCGCTCGTGCGCTTTGGCGCGCGACCGGCATGAAGGACGCCGACTTCAACAAGCCGATCATCGCCATCGCCAACTCCTTCACACAGTTCGTTCCCGGTCACGTTCACCTTAAGGACCTCGGGCAGCTGGTGGCGCGGGCCGTGGAAGCGGCCGGCGGCGTGGCGAAGGAATTCAACACCATCGCCATCGATGACGGGATCGCCATGGGCCACGGCGGCATGCTCTACTCCCTGCCGTCGCGGGAGATCATCGCCGACGCGGTGGAATACATGGTCAACGCCCACTGCGCCGATGCCCTGGTGTGCATCTCCAACTGCGACAAGATCACGCCCGGGATGCTCAACGCCTCGCTGCGGCTCAACATCCCCACCATCTTCGTCTCGGGCGGCCCCATGGAGGCGGGCAAGGCGGTGATCCATGACAAGGCGGTGCACCTGGATCTCATCGACGCCATGATCGCGGGCGCCAATCCGGCTGAATCGGACGAGGATGTGGCCACCATGGAGCGCTCGGCATGTCCCACCTGCGGCTCCTGCTCCGGGATGTTCACCGCCAATTCCATGAACTGCCTCACCGAGGCACTGGGGATGTCGCTGCCGGGCAATGGATCCCTGGTGGCGACCCATGGCGACCGCAAAGGGCTGTTCGAAGAGGCCGGGCGGCGTATCGTCGAACTGGCCAGGCGCTACTACGAGCAGGACGATGCCTCCGTGTTGCCCCGCTCCGTCGCGGGCGTGAAGGCCTTCGAAAACGCCATGAGCCTGGATATCGCCATGGGCGGCTCCACCAATACCATCCTCCATCTGTTGGCGGCGGCTCAGGAGGCGGGCGTGGATTTCTCCATGGCCGATATCGATCGCCTTTCGCGGCAGGTGCCCCACCTGAGCAAGGTGGCGCCTTCGACCCAGTTGTATCACATGGAGGATGTGCATCGGGCCGGGGGCGTGATGGGTATTCTGGGCGAGCTGGATCGCGGCGGATTGCTTCACCGCGACGTTCCGACCGTCCATGCCCGGACATTGGGGGAGGCCCTGGACCGCTGGGACGTTCGCCGCAGCGAAGATGACGCGGTCCATCGCTTCTACCGGGCCGCCCCGGGTGGCGTGCCGACCACGGTGGCGTTCAGCCAGGACAAGCATTACGCCGAGCTGGATCTGGACCGCCGGAACGGCTGCATCCGCGACATCGAACACGCCTACTCCAGAGACGGCGGGTTGGCCGTGCTTTACGGCAACATCGCGGAAGAGGGCTGTGTGGTGAAGACCGCCGGCGTGGACGCGTCCAATCTGAAATTCTCCGGTCCGGCGGTGGTGTGCGAATCGCAGGAGGAGGCGGTGGAAAAGATCCTCGGCGGTCAGGTGAAGGCCGGTGATGTGGTCATCGTCCGTTACGAGGGGCCGCGCGGCGGGCCGGGCATGCAGGAGATGCTCTATCCCACGTCCTATCTGAAATCCATGGGCCTGGGTAAGTCCTGCGCCCTGCTTACCGACGGGCGGTTCTCCGGGGGTACCTCCGGGCTCTCCATCGGGCACGCCTCGCCGGAGGCGGCCGAGGGCGGGGCCATCGGCCTGGTGGAAGCCGGGGATATGATCGAGATCGATATTCCCAACCGTACCATCCGGGTTGCCGTCCCGGACGCGGAGCTGGCGCGGCGGCGCGCCGCAATGGAAGCCAAAGGCGCCGCGGCCTGGAAGCCGGTGGATCGGAATCGCCCGGTGAGTGCGGCGCTGAAGGCGTATGCCGCGATGACCACCTCCGCCGCCCGCGGCGCCGTGCGCGACGTTACCCAGCTGGAACGGCGCTGA
- the ltrA gene encoding group II intron reverse transcriptase/maturase, with protein sequence MPDTVGLEQHEQTSLRGIAPRAQTCKDHRFRDLYRCLDGPLLHRCGRDLNKRAASGVDDVTGQAYEQDLTANIESLAERLKTKRYRAKRVRRGYIPKENGGERPLGIPALEDQWVQLACAKLLGAIYEQDFLPVSYGYRPGRGAKDAVGDLGFNLQYGKIGHGVEADIKGFFDTIDHDWRLEMLSLRIDDRAFLNLIRKWLKAGILDTDGQVLHPVTGTPQGGIVSPIRANVYLHYALDLWFERRVKPRCGGQVILIRYADDFVCAFQYPHDAERFYRVLPKRLHKFGLQVAPEKTRILRFSRFHPGLPRRFAFLGFELYWRLDWRGELRVMKRTARKKLQSAKRRMKEWIRANRHLRGRQFVLELNRKLVGHYNDFGLRSNEQSLNSFYTGTIQCAFKWLNRRGGKRSSFNWAQFSAALEKLKVALPRTTERRREPVAFV encoded by the coding sequence ATGCCGGACACAGTCGGACTGGAACAACACGAGCAAACCTCACTGCGGGGAATAGCACCGCGGGCGCAGACCTGCAAAGACCACCGTTTTCGGGACCTCTACCGGTGCCTGGATGGCCCGTTACTCCACCGCTGCGGGCGCGACCTGAACAAGCGAGCGGCCAGTGGCGTGGACGATGTAACGGGACAGGCGTACGAGCAGGACCTCACCGCCAACATCGAGTCACTGGCGGAGCGACTGAAGACAAAACGCTACCGGGCCAAACGGGTCCGACGCGGCTACATCCCCAAGGAAAACGGCGGCGAACGCCCGCTGGGGATCCCCGCTCTGGAAGACCAGTGGGTGCAGCTCGCCTGCGCCAAGCTGTTGGGCGCCATCTACGAGCAGGACTTCCTGCCCGTCAGTTATGGCTACCGTCCCGGGCGAGGGGCCAAGGATGCGGTTGGCGATCTCGGGTTCAACCTTCAATACGGCAAGATTGGACACGGGGTGGAGGCCGACATCAAAGGCTTCTTCGACACCATCGATCACGACTGGCGACTGGAAATGTTGAGCCTGCGGATCGACGACCGGGCTTTTCTCAACCTCATCCGTAAATGGCTGAAGGCGGGCATACTGGACACCGACGGGCAGGTACTGCACCCGGTGACCGGGACCCCGCAAGGCGGCATCGTGTCGCCGATACGGGCCAACGTCTACTTGCACTATGCCTTGGATCTTTGGTTCGAGCGCAGGGTCAAGCCACGTTGCGGCGGTCAGGTCATTCTCATCCGCTACGCGGATGACTTTGTCTGCGCCTTCCAGTATCCGCATGATGCCGAGCGGTTCTACCGAGTGCTGCCGAAGCGCCTGCATAAGTTTGGGTTGCAGGTGGCCCCGGAGAAGACCCGCATCCTCCGTTTCAGCCGCTTTCACCCCGGACTCCCTCGCCGCTTCGCGTTCCTTGGCTTCGAGCTGTACTGGCGCCTGGACTGGCGAGGTGAGCTGCGGGTCATGAAGCGCACGGCGCGAAAGAAACTGCAAAGCGCCAAGCGACGGATGAAAGAGTGGATCAGGGCCAACCGCCACCTACGTGGTCGCCAGTTTGTACTGGAGCTGAACCGTAAGTTGGTGGGACACTACAACGACTTCGGGCTGCGGAGCAATGAGCAGTCGCTGAACAGTTTCTACACCGGGACGATTCAGTGTGCCTTCAAGTGGCTCAATCGTCGGGGTGGGAAGCGGAGCAGCTTTAACTGGGCTCAGTTCAGCGCAGCGCTGGAGAAGTTAAAGGTGGCTTTGCCCCGGACAACCGAGAGGCGGCGCGAGCCTGTGGCCTTTGTATAA
- a CDS encoding DUF3597 family protein → MALVDGGAHLEQHAAANPQKLNGRTSIVDLLKLLEIDSSFTARKGAGQGAGLPRVAVGGFGKDEHLTAQA, encoded by the coding sequence GTGGCCCTGGTCGATGGGGGCGCGCACCTGGAGCAGCACGCGGCCGCGAATCCGCAGAAGTTGAACGGGCGGACCTCCATCGTCGACCTGCTGAAGCTGCTGGAGATCGACAGTAGCTTTACGGCTCGCAAGGGGGCAGGCCAAGGAGCTGGGTTGCCCCGCGTAGCTGTTGGGGGATTCGGCAAAGATGAACATTTGACTGCACAAGCCTGA
- a CDS encoding twin-arginine translocation signal domain-containing protein, whose protein sequence is MEVDRRQFLKGMALTGLAGAFLNPPRFAMADTDRRSARQTLALVNGAAEHSAFVHGIHAANPAGLTVRGAGLGLDFLRRLKDMLESGQASWVIGLVDDASGTLIVELARAAGARLQWLAQHAVDAGQSRHRVLGGALAHSCAVQLGEQLNACGENFNLSEQRVDGRAPLRLAAGSRAGNRNGGWAATLGFVLAAPGAVAPRFGTALPPLTGHFVSFSIET, encoded by the coding sequence ATGGAGGTCGATCGTCGTCAATTCCTCAAGGGCATGGCGCTCACCGGCTTGGCCGGTGCCTTCCTGAACCCCCCGCGGTTTGCAATGGCCGATACCGACCGGCGATCCGCGCGCCAGACTCTGGCGCTGGTGAATGGAGCGGCCGAGCACTCGGCTTTCGTCCATGGCATCCACGCCGCCAACCCGGCCGGATTAACCGTGCGAGGCGCCGGCTTGGGCCTCGATTTCCTGCGGCGTTTGAAAGACATGCTCGAATCCGGGCAGGCCAGCTGGGTGATAGGTCTGGTGGATGACGCCAGCGGCACACTCATCGTCGAGCTGGCTCGCGCCGCCGGGGCGCGTCTCCAGTGGCTGGCCCAGCACGCGGTGGACGCCGGGCAGTCGCGGCACCGCGTGCTCGGCGGGGCATTGGCGCACAGTTGTGCGGTACAGCTCGGCGAGCAGCTCAATGCCTGCGGCGAGAACTTCAATCTCAGCGAGCAGCGTGTGGATGGCCGCGCGCCGTTGCGGCTGGCGGCGGGGTCGCGCGCCGGGAACCGCAATGGCGGCTGGGCCGCGACTCTGGGCTTCGTGCTGGCCGCGCCGGGCGCCGTGGCGCCGCGCTTCGGAACGGCGCTGCCGCCGTTGACCGGCCACTTCGTTTCTTTTTCGATCGAAACTTGA
- the tnpA gene encoding IS200/IS605 family transposase: MGSKYHVVFVPKYRRRVIDGTLRRQIGGILRELCRQVGIELSERHTMPDHIHPCLSIPWKFSVADTVVLLKGKSAVRIHREFLGQKRNFTGLHFRAKGFCVSTVGLDGQVLRAYIRHQEAEERRIEHLHIRGL, from the coding sequence ATCGGCTCCAAGTACCATGTTGTATTCGTGCCCAAATACCGGCGCCGGGTCATCGATGGAACGCTGCGGCGACAGATCGGAGGGATTCTTCGGGAGTTGTGCCGCCAAGTGGGCATCGAGTTATCGGAAAGGCACACGATGCCGGATCACATTCATCCGTGCTTGAGTATTCCATGGAAGTTCAGCGTAGCGGACACGGTGGTTCTTTTGAAAGGGAAATCGGCGGTCCGTATCCATCGGGAGTTTCTGGGACAGAAAAGGAACTTCACGGGGCTGCATTTCCGGGCCAAGGGATTTTGCGTCAGTACTGTGGGATTGGATGGACAAGTGCTTCGAGCCTATATCCGGCATCAGGAAGCTGAGGAGAGGCGCATCGAGCACTTACACATCCGGGGTCTTTAG
- the ftsH gene encoding ATP-dependent zinc metalloprotease FtsH: MNWPTPETQRNRDSAPDPRGRPAERRPEQPQGAPRRIWLTFLLLLLLNYMLMRYLVPEPGEPVTIPYTAFKEEVARGNVEAIYSQGASVEGRFTSPVTWPPNDREDAAPDERRLTEPEPKTADTFTTELPAFVDPGLEAFLIEHQVEISAVPIREGSPWITLLFGFGPAILIILFYVWIYRRAMQQGGGMGGLMNIGRSKARRYDQEASAKVTFDDVAGIDEAENELVEIVDFLKSPEKYTRLGGSAPKGVLLVGAPGTGKTLLAKAVAGEAEVPFFSMSAAEFVEMIVGVGAARVRDLFKQAREHAPAIIFIDEIDAIGRARGQAAIGAASEHEQTLQQILTEMDGFTGREGVIVLAATNQPDVLDRALLRPGRFDRRVVVNLPDKVGREAILQVHTREVPLADDVRLDELAATTPGLSGADLKNLVNEGALLAARREERAVRQKDFLDALEKIVLGPERPLLLTPEDRERIAYHESGHAILGLVMPGADPVHRVTIVPRGQALGVTYQRPQTDRYNYPEAYIRAKIVGMLGGRAAEEIVYGTRTTGAENDIEQATQLARNMVTRWGMSDKLGMVQLAPRENPYLSGAGGGYVGAKPFGEETARIIDAEVQRIINESHEQAKSLLKAHRKELDALVDALLARETLGEEEILDVTTLPPAPPLETRPLAAAGGE; this comes from the coding sequence ATGAATTGGCCGACACCCGAGACGCAGCGTAACCGGGACTCCGCGCCCGACCCGCGCGGCCGGCCGGCGGAGCGCCGGCCGGAACAGCCGCAAGGCGCGCCGCGCAGAATTTGGCTGACGTTTCTGCTCCTGTTGCTCCTGAACTATATGCTGATGCGATATCTCGTCCCGGAACCGGGCGAGCCGGTTACCATTCCCTATACCGCCTTCAAGGAGGAGGTGGCGAGGGGTAATGTCGAGGCGATTTACAGCCAGGGGGCGAGCGTCGAGGGCCGGTTTACGTCGCCCGTCACCTGGCCGCCGAACGATAGAGAAGACGCGGCGCCCGACGAACGGCGCCTGACCGAACCCGAGCCCAAAACGGCGGACACGTTCACGACCGAGCTGCCCGCGTTCGTGGATCCCGGACTGGAGGCGTTCCTGATCGAGCACCAGGTCGAGATCAGCGCGGTGCCGATTCGGGAAGGCAGTCCCTGGATCACTCTGCTGTTCGGTTTCGGCCCCGCGATCCTCATCATTCTTTTCTATGTCTGGATTTACCGGCGAGCCATGCAGCAGGGCGGCGGCATGGGCGGGCTCATGAACATCGGCCGGAGCAAGGCCCGCCGCTACGACCAGGAGGCGAGCGCCAAGGTCACCTTCGACGATGTGGCCGGCATCGACGAGGCGGAGAACGAGCTGGTCGAGATCGTGGATTTCCTGAAATCCCCCGAAAAGTACACCCGCCTGGGCGGAAGCGCGCCCAAAGGCGTGCTGCTGGTCGGCGCGCCGGGGACCGGAAAGACCCTTCTGGCGAAGGCCGTCGCCGGGGAAGCCGAGGTTCCGTTCTTTTCGATGAGCGCCGCCGAGTTCGTGGAGATGATCGTCGGTGTCGGCGCGGCGCGCGTACGGGATCTGTTCAAGCAGGCGCGCGAGCACGCGCCGGCCATCATCTTCATCGACGAGATCGACGCGATCGGCCGCGCGCGCGGCCAGGCGGCGATCGGGGCCGCCAGCGAACACGAGCAGACGCTGCAGCAGATTCTCACCGAGATGGACGGTTTCACCGGCCGCGAAGGCGTGATCGTGTTGGCCGCGACCAACCAGCCCGACGTGCTCGACCGGGCGCTGCTCCGGCCCGGGCGCTTCGATCGGCGCGTGGTGGTGAACCTTCCGGATAAGGTCGGCCGCGAAGCGATCCTCCAGGTCCACACCCGTGAGGTTCCGCTGGCGGACGACGTCCGCCTGGACGAGCTGGCCGCCACGACGCCCGGACTCTCGGGGGCGGACCTCAAAAACCTCGTCAACGAGGGGGCGCTGCTGGCGGCGCGGCGCGAGGAACGCGCGGTCCGCCAGAAGGACTTTCTGGACGCGCTGGAGAAAATCGTGCTCGGCCCCGAGCGCCCTCTACTACTGACCCCCGAGGACCGGGAGCGCATCGCCTATCACGAGAGTGGACACGCCATCCTCGGCCTGGTGATGCCCGGCGCCGACCCGGTGCACCGGGTCACCATCGTGCCGCGCGGACAAGCGCTCGGGGTGACCTATCAGCGGCCCCAGACCGACCGCTACAACTATCCGGAAGCGTATATCCGCGCCAAGATCGTCGGCATGCTGGGCGGCCGCGCGGCCGAGGAGATCGTGTACGGCACCCGGACCACCGGCGCCGAGAACGACATCGAGCAAGCCACCCAACTCGCCCGCAACATGGTCACCCGCTGGGGCATGAGCGACAAGCTTGGAATGGTGCAGCTCGCGCCGCGCGAGAATCCCTACCTGAGCGGTGCCGGCGGAGGCTACGTCGGCGCCAAGCCTTTCGGCGAGGAGACCGCCCGTATCATCGACGCCGAGGTGCAAAGAATCATCAACGAGAGCCACGAACAGGCGAAGAGTCTCCTGAAGGCGCACCGCAAGGAACTGGATGCCCTGGTCGACGCCTTGCTCGCGCGCGAGACGCTGGGCGAGGAGGAAATCCTCGATGTCACCACACTGCCGCCCGCGCCTCCGCTGGAAACCCGTCCCCTGGCGGCGGCCGGGGGAGAATAA
- a CDS encoding FAD-binding oxidoreductase, whose translation MAEPTYSVLPRGVGKSDFLVAVGKFKKLLGEENVLLQEAQLAPYMKIMMPKPEEEFAPSAALTATSVEQIQGVVKICNEHKIPIWTIATGHNFGYGSAVPHHRGQVILDLKKMNKIIEVDPDLCTALVEPGVTYQQLVDYIREKGYKLWVDPPAPSAIVGPVGNTLDRGVGYTPYAEHFLFQCGLEVVLANGEVLRTAMGGVKGSNTWQVFKWGYGPYLDGLFTQSNYGIVTKMGLWLMPEPEVFKPFAIKYWKDEDIEDLVELFRPLSIGGIIPNGVVFVGTLYEASATVRRSDYITEKGATPKAVIQRIRDEHKIGAWTAYGALYGTREQVGVNWKIVTDLVGKSGKGEIVTEEQAGNDPAFKYRADLMRGNMTMTEFGLYNWRGGGGSMWFAPVSQAKGSETLKQVDLATRILNKHGLDYVGEFILGQRALHHIVDVLYDRTDEEEMKRAHACFADLLDEFEKQGYGVYRVNNAFMDRVAEAYGPVQRNLNRTLKRALDPNGIFAPGKSGIDIG comes from the coding sequence ATGGCCGAGCCTACTTATTCGGTGCTGCCGCGCGGCGTCGGCAAGAGCGATTTTCTCGTCGCCGTCGGAAAATTCAAGAAACTGCTCGGTGAAGAGAACGTGCTCCTGCAGGAGGCACAACTCGCGCCTTACATGAAGATCATGATGCCCAAGCCGGAAGAGGAGTTCGCCCCTTCGGCCGCGCTGACAGCCACCAGCGTGGAGCAAATCCAGGGCGTGGTGAAGATTTGCAACGAACACAAGATTCCGATCTGGACCATAGCCACCGGCCACAATTTCGGTTACGGCAGCGCGGTTCCGCACCACCGGGGCCAGGTGATCCTCGACCTGAAGAAGATGAACAAGATCATCGAGGTCGACCCGGACCTCTGCACCGCCCTGGTCGAGCCGGGCGTGACCTACCAGCAACTGGTCGATTACATCAGGGAAAAGGGCTATAAACTGTGGGTCGACCCGCCGGCGCCCTCGGCCATTGTTGGCCCGGTCGGCAACACCTTGGACCGAGGCGTGGGATACACCCCCTATGCCGAGCATTTCCTGTTCCAGTGCGGCTTGGAAGTGGTGCTGGCCAACGGCGAAGTGCTGCGCACCGCCATGGGCGGCGTGAAGGGCTCCAACACCTGGCAGGTGTTCAAGTGGGGCTACGGCCCGTATCTGGACGGCCTCTTCACCCAGTCCAATTACGGCATCGTGACCAAGATGGGCCTATGGCTGATGCCCGAGCCGGAGGTCTTCAAGCCTTTCGCGATCAAGTATTGGAAGGACGAGGACATCGAGGATCTGGTGGAGCTGTTCCGTCCCTTGAGCATCGGCGGCATCATCCCCAACGGCGTGGTATTCGTCGGCACTCTTTATGAAGCCAGCGCCACCGTGCGCCGCTCCGACTACATCACCGAGAAAGGCGCCACCCCGAAAGCCGTCATCCAGCGCATCCGCGACGAGCACAAGATCGGCGCCTGGACCGCCTATGGCGCGCTGTACGGCACCCGCGAGCAGGTCGGCGTCAACTGGAAGATCGTCACCGATCTGGTCGGGAAATCCGGCAAGGGCGAGATCGTAACCGAGGAACAGGCCGGCAACGACCCGGCGTTCAAGTACCGTGCCGACCTCATGCGCGGCAATATGACCATGACCGAATTCGGTCTGTACAACTGGCGCGGTGGCGGCGGGTCGATGTGGTTCGCACCGGTGAGCCAGGCCAAGGGCTCGGAGACCCTCAAGCAAGTGGATCTGGCCACCCGGATCCTCAACAAGCACGGCCTCGACTATGTCGGCGAGTTCATCCTAGGCCAGCGCGCCCTGCACCATATCGTCGACGTGCTGTACGACCGCACCGACGAGGAGGAGATGAAGCGCGCCCATGCCTGCTTCGCCGATCTTCTCGACGAGTTCGAGAAACAGGGTTACGGCGTGTACCGGGTGAACAATGCCTTCATGGACCGCGTCGCCGAGGCGTATGGCCCGGTGCAGCGCAACCTCAACCGCACGCTCAAGCGCGCGCTCGACCCGAACGGCATCTTCGCCCCCGGCAAATCGGGTATCGACATCGGATGA
- a CDS encoding TcdA/TcdB catalytic glycosyltransferase domain-containing protein: MKPVPKQIHIIWLGSALPERSQVCVQTFTQMNPDWWVNLWIDSAQLLTGQRVDITKGYYESKHGPGSFNVRKKQKLAHLLGDTATDDDTKRYLKDRFGFNSSVADLKKAMALSFMEKFCSRHYITLRDISEITGLNNNPFYQREMVRRGTNFGAASDILRVEILYRFGGVYFDTDVLCLEPLGSILAEQSHPRWAAVHNKWRNGRITREEWFGDEFWRQSGHMWPPGLSNSIIASHPKCQGLDKYRAMIKENYRQVDSGRLDFKYYDDMKNATIEMTGPAAVTRVTGFNKRYKETEGQANKIENKKGKEAALEFQFQECLYLRDHWYFPMYLISDQYFGSWWK, translated from the coding sequence ATGAAACCGGTCCCGAAGCAAATCCACATCATCTGGCTCGGCAGCGCACTGCCGGAGCGGAGCCAGGTCTGCGTCCAGACGTTTACGCAGATGAACCCGGACTGGTGGGTCAATCTCTGGATTGATTCGGCCCAGCTCTTGACCGGCCAGCGCGTCGACATAACCAAGGGATACTACGAGAGCAAGCACGGCCCAGGCTCTTTCAACGTACGTAAGAAGCAGAAACTGGCCCACCTGCTCGGGGACACCGCGACGGACGACGACACCAAGCGGTACCTGAAGGACCGCTTCGGGTTCAACTCGTCCGTTGCCGACCTCAAGAAGGCCATGGCGCTCTCCTTCATGGAAAAGTTCTGCAGCAGGCATTACATCACGCTGCGGGACATCAGCGAAATCACGGGGCTGAACAACAACCCGTTCTACCAGCGGGAGATGGTCCGACGGGGCACGAACTTCGGCGCCGCCAGCGACATCCTGCGGGTCGAAATCCTGTACAGGTTCGGGGGGGTTTACTTCGACACCGACGTGCTGTGTCTGGAGCCGCTGGGGAGCATCTTGGCCGAGCAGAGCCACCCGCGTTGGGCCGCCGTGCACAACAAGTGGCGGAATGGCCGGATCACCCGGGAGGAGTGGTTCGGCGACGAGTTCTGGCGGCAGTCCGGCCACATGTGGCCCCCGGGACTCAGCAACTCGATCATCGCCAGCCATCCGAAGTGTCAGGGGCTGGACAAGTACCGGGCAATGATCAAGGAGAACTACCGGCAGGTGGACTCGGGGCGGCTGGACTTCAAGTACTACGACGACATGAAGAACGCCACGATCGAGATGACCGGGCCGGCAGCGGTCACCCGGGTGACGGGTTTCAACAAGCGGTACAAAGAGACCGAGGGGCAGGCGAATAAGATCGAGAACAAAAAGGGCAAGGAAGCGGCCCTCGAGTTCCAGTTCCAGGAGTGCCTGTACCTGCGAGACCACTGGTACTTCCCGATGTACCTGATCTCGGACCAGTACTTCGGCAGCTGGTGGAAGTAG
- a CDS encoding DUF937 domain-containing protein, with product MQITDILAQVGGLQSIARELGVSETEVADGAAALVPAILGGFKKHVQSQPSGLEGLGGLLGQLGGGNLLDEVLAPEPTNVSHGNDVLGRIFGSKDVSRAVAQNAASQSGLDSGLLKKMLPMVAMLVTGYLDKQRGGATQASEAAGGLSGLVRNLLSGRSTGSGGATPPGDTVSGLVSLLDLNGDGNTLDDILGLVGKALR from the coding sequence ATGCAAATCACTGACATTCTCGCCCAGGTGGGCGGTCTTCAGTCTATCGCGCGGGAACTGGGCGTCAGCGAAACCGAGGTGGCGGATGGTGCCGCAGCGCTGGTACCGGCGATCCTCGGCGGATTCAAGAAGCACGTGCAGTCGCAGCCTTCCGGGCTCGAAGGACTCGGCGGTCTGCTTGGGCAGCTCGGTGGCGGTAACCTGCTCGATGAGGTGCTGGCACCGGAGCCGACGAACGTAAGCCACGGCAACGACGTGCTGGGACGGATTTTCGGTTCCAAGGACGTCAGCCGCGCGGTTGCCCAGAACGCTGCCTCCCAGTCGGGGCTCGATTCCGGCTTGCTCAAGAAAATGCTGCCTATGGTGGCGATGCTAGTCACAGGCTATCTGGACAAGCAGCGTGGCGGCGCGACGCAGGCCTCGGAGGCCGCTGGCGGACTCAGCGGCTTGGTGAGAAATCTGCTCAGCGGCCGGTCCACCGGTAGTGGAGGCGCAACGCCGCCGGGCGACACGGTATCAGGGTTGGTCTCGTTGCTCGATCTGAATGGCGACGGTAACACACTGGACGACATTCTGGGGCTGGTCGGCAAGGCGCTGCGTTAG
- a CDS encoding c-type cytochrome produces MTSLAAKRIVVASVALALTGLSAPAFAAEDGSWKDGADVYAKICGYCHDTGVGPGIKGRQLPPEYTGLIVRQGLGAMPAFRSSVIDDKALQALAEYISKSPAAGAKP; encoded by the coding sequence ATGACTAGTCTTGCGGCGAAGCGGATCGTCGTCGCCTCGGTCGCGCTGGCTCTGACCGGACTGTCGGCACCGGCATTCGCCGCCGAAGACGGGAGCTGGAAAGACGGTGCCGATGTCTACGCCAAGATTTGCGGGTACTGCCATGACACTGGCGTCGGCCCGGGCATCAAGGGGCGGCAGTTGCCGCCGGAATACACCGGTCTGATCGTCCGGCAAGGATTGGGGGCGATGCCGGCGTTCCGATCGTCCGTCATCGATGACAAAGCCTTGCAGGCGCTCGCCGAGTACATCTCAAAATCGCCGGCCGCGGGTGCCAAACCCTGA
- a CDS encoding DUF3224 domain-containing protein codes for MKPLETYATGVDGGKRGRMSIHKTFFGGLSAVSKGEMLNALSPVEGSAGYVAVEQVKGELEGKKGSFVLQHYGLMGGDRGRLLTLEVVPNSGTGELEGLTGKMEIKNREWSALL; via the coding sequence ATGAAGCCATTGGAAACGTACGCCACCGGTGTTGATGGCGGAAAGCGTGGAAGAATGTCAATTCACAAGACCTTCTTTGGTGGCTTGTCAGCCGTCAGCAAAGGCGAAATGCTCAATGCGCTTTCTCCGGTCGAGGGATCGGCGGGCTATGTCGCGGTAGAGCAGGTCAAGGGAGAATTGGAAGGGAAAAAGGGCAGTTTTGTCTTGCAGCACTATGGGCTGATGGGCGGTGATCGTGGAAGACTTCTTACTCTCGAAGTGGTTCCGAACTCGGGAACTGGTGAGCTCGAAGGGCTGACTGGGAAGATGGAGATTAAGAATCGAGAGTGGTCAGCATTATTATGA